Proteins from a single region of Verrucomicrobiota bacterium:
- a CDS encoding NAD(P)/FAD-dependent oxidoreductase — protein sequence MKKKKRVLIVGGGFGGVAAAKALRGSSAEVGLIDRRNYHLFQPLLYQVATAALNPSDIACPIRKIFRKHQNINVVIGDVQGVDLPNQTIVINKQQVPFDYLILAAGATHSYFGNDHWSQDAPGLKSIDDATEIRRRFLLAFEAAEVERDEEARRACLTFVIVGAGPTGCELAGAIAEVARYTIPKDFRHVDTTTARVILIDGGSRILKSMPESCSQSAHRQLESLGVDIKLHEKVTGISSDGVHCGETFVPSRSVFWAAGVKASPLGESLDAELDSAGRVIVNPDLTIPHHANVFVIGDQAAMTDLKTGQQIPGVAQGAMQGGSYVGKIVAKEIAALDNGESTPSRTPFHYFDKGNLATIGRNKAVADALGVRFGGFFAWLIWAGVHILFLVNFRSKIAVGWMWAWTYFSGDRDARLITGRSKIHIKHPPEFD from the coding sequence ATGAAGAAAAAGAAGCGTGTATTAATTGTGGGTGGTGGCTTTGGAGGTGTTGCTGCCGCCAAAGCATTGAGAGGTTCATCTGCTGAAGTCGGTCTGATTGATCGAAGAAACTATCACTTATTTCAACCTCTACTTTACCAGGTCGCAACTGCTGCTCTTAATCCATCAGATATAGCGTGCCCTATTCGTAAAATTTTTCGTAAGCATCAAAACATCAATGTCGTGATTGGAGATGTGCAAGGTGTCGATCTGCCCAACCAGACAATTGTGATCAATAAACAACAGGTTCCATTTGATTATCTTATTTTAGCAGCCGGCGCCACACATTCTTATTTTGGCAACGATCATTGGAGTCAAGATGCCCCAGGTTTGAAAAGTATTGATGATGCAACTGAAATTCGCAGACGATTTCTTCTTGCCTTCGAAGCAGCTGAGGTGGAGCGGGATGAAGAAGCCCGCAGAGCCTGTCTTACTTTTGTAATCGTTGGCGCGGGCCCAACCGGGTGTGAGCTAGCAGGGGCTATCGCTGAAGTTGCTCGATATACCATTCCCAAGGACTTTCGTCATGTTGATACTACCACAGCTCGAGTCATTTTAATTGACGGAGGCTCCAGAATTTTGAAGTCCATGCCGGAGTCTTGTTCCCAATCTGCACATCGACAACTTGAATCCCTTGGAGTTGATATCAAGCTTCATGAAAAAGTCACAGGTATTAGTTCTGATGGGGTTCATTGTGGTGAAACCTTTGTTCCTTCGCGTAGTGTTTTTTGGGCTGCGGGAGTGAAGGCATCGCCTTTGGGAGAATCATTAGATGCGGAATTAGATTCTGCTGGACGAGTCATCGTCAACCCTGACCTTACAATTCCTCATCATGCGAATGTTTTCGTCATTGGGGATCAAGCAGCTATGACAGATTTGAAAACAGGCCAGCAAATTCCAGGGGTTGCTCAAGGAGCCATGCAAGGAGGCTCTTATGTCGGTAAAATCGTTGCCAAAGAAATCGCCGCTTTAGACAATGGAGAATCAACACCTTCTCGTACTCCCTTTCATTACTTTGATAAGGGCAATCTTGCAACCATTGGAAGAAACAAAGCAGTAGCAGATGCACTGGGCGTGAGGTTCGGTGGTTTTTTTGCTTGGCTTATCTGGGCCGGAGTACACATTCTATTTTTAGTTAATTTTCGTAGCAAAATAGCCGTAGGCTGGATGTGGGCATGGACCTATTTTTCGGGAGATAGAGACGCCCGACTCATTACAGGTAGAAGCAAGATTCACATTAAGCACCCTCCAGAATTTGATTAA
- a CDS encoding TrkA C-terminal domain-containing protein, translating to MNINLYEIISSSTALVLFMCVFLGYLLGKIRYKQFELGSTAGVLIVSLALGHFGFTAPPSVKDLGFIVFIYSVGVVAGPRFFSVLMENGVRYICLALFTAVSALFFTKTLVSFFEFDYGYAAGLMAGALTSTPTLAAAQDAVTSGVASPPLDMTPAEAAANVTEAYAITYIFGTIGLMLLVKVVPRLFRDDLVTSAQQVEERMNSKGSSVQVTHAAIRAYEVNNEDIIDKPLGQITHLQKWQTGILRIKRGEDFITITSDSTLKMGDRIAVGCNSKYLNNIHQFFGPEITDSDLVDLEINQVEIAVTSNEVAGKRISDLDLGTQYQAAIVRVVRSRVDLEPTPDLVLLKGDTITIKGVNEKLPGLQEFMGIQETDMEKTDLITFSLGIILGLLIAQITLQLGDISIGLGLSGGLLISGILIGYLRTSYPIFGGLPRAARWLLMELGLLFFMAGVGLNAGSGIWEALQSVGIQLFLCGVAVTIIPVLLTYAFGKWVLKLDSAILMGSITGAMTSTPALSMVNQEAKSSIPSLGYAGTYAFANVILTFCGSLIMRL from the coding sequence ATGAATATTAATCTTTATGAAATCATATCAAGCTCTACAGCGCTTGTTTTATTTATGTGTGTTTTCCTCGGTTATCTGCTGGGAAAAATTCGTTACAAGCAATTTGAGTTAGGTTCAACAGCTGGTGTGCTTATTGTTTCCTTAGCACTTGGTCATTTCGGGTTTACAGCTCCCCCAAGTGTAAAAGATCTGGGTTTTATTGTTTTTATTTATTCGGTGGGAGTCGTGGCAGGTCCACGTTTCTTTTCGGTTCTAATGGAAAATGGTGTTAGGTATATTTGCCTCGCATTATTTACTGCTGTATCGGCTTTATTCTTTACTAAGACTTTGGTTAGCTTCTTCGAATTTGACTATGGTTATGCTGCTGGTCTCATGGCAGGTGCTTTGACGAGTACACCTACCCTAGCTGCTGCACAGGATGCTGTCACAAGCGGAGTAGCAAGTCCCCCATTGGACATGACCCCGGCTGAAGCTGCGGCCAATGTTACTGAGGCTTATGCAATCACTTACATTTTTGGAACCATTGGCCTTATGCTCTTAGTCAAAGTAGTTCCTCGCCTATTTCGAGATGACTTGGTTACCTCTGCTCAACAGGTTGAAGAAAGAATGAACTCTAAAGGTAGTTCAGTGCAAGTCACACACGCGGCAATTCGCGCCTATGAGGTCAATAATGAGGATATTATTGATAAACCTCTAGGTCAGATTACACATCTTCAAAAATGGCAAACCGGCATTTTAAGAATCAAACGAGGAGAAGACTTTATCACCATTACCAGTGACTCAACCCTTAAGATGGGTGATCGGATTGCCGTTGGGTGCAACTCAAAGTATCTCAACAATATTCACCAATTCTTTGGGCCAGAAATTACCGATTCAGACCTCGTTGACCTAGAAATCAATCAAGTTGAAATAGCCGTTACGAGTAACGAGGTCGCTGGAAAAAGAATATCTGATCTGGATCTAGGTACCCAATATCAAGCAGCGATCGTGCGAGTTGTTCGTTCAAGAGTGGATCTTGAACCAACTCCTGACCTCGTTCTTCTCAAAGGAGATACCATTACGATCAAAGGCGTGAATGAAAAACTACCTGGTCTGCAGGAATTCATGGGCATCCAAGAAACCGATATGGAAAAAACCGATCTGATCACGTTTTCTCTTGGAATTATTTTGGGCCTTTTGATTGCTCAAATTACGCTTCAACTAGGAGATATTAGTATTGGTCTTGGCTTGTCAGGGGGCCTCCTGATAAGTGGTATTCTCATAGGGTACTTACGCACGAGCTATCCCATCTTTGGTGGATTGCCCCGAGCGGCGCGATGGTTGCTAATGGAGCTAGGATTGCTCTTCTTTATGGCGGGAGTCGGTTTAAACGCTGGTTCTGGTATTTGGGAAGCTCTGCAATCAGTTGGTATCCAATTGTTTCTTTGTGGCGTAGCCGTGACTATCATACCGGTTTTATTGACCTATGCATTTGGCAAATGGGTTCTTAAATTAGATTCTGCAATTCTGATGGGTAGCATCACTGGCGCTATGACTAGCACACCTGCACTCAGTATGGTCAATCAGGAGGCTAAAAGTAGTATTCCTTCACTCGGTTACGCCGGAACGTATGCATTTGCCAATGTCATTCTCACATTCTGCGGAAGCCTCATCATGCGCCTCTAA